One region of Dokdonia sp. 4H-3-7-5 genomic DNA includes:
- a CDS encoding OmpA family protein — protein MACYLCVLSASAQVDRTHETFFDTDKSALIKTELASLNRFIASLPKDKIEDISIYGYCDDRGTDAYNKRLSQDRANTIKDIFMLQGVADTIIKNSDGKGELLLTRLDDAGSEIQRKLNRKVEIIVSLKQARKTTPEEVEVAEEITTKIDRYKNYEEDTIAKGDRILLKNILFKTNYSYIHGKSYNDLKKLAKYLKEHPEIIFKIQGHVCCVDHGRDGINLKTGKRNLSEARAKFIYDYLADQGVAKKRMRYQGFGSRFPLGGDPSEDKRVEIYVTYIKKVKAKK, from the coding sequence ATTGCATGTTACCTCTGTGTACTTTCTGCAAGTGCGCAAGTAGATCGCACTCATGAAACCTTTTTTGATACCGATAAATCGGCGCTTATTAAAACGGAGTTAGCGTCTTTGAATCGCTTTATCGCATCGCTGCCTAAGGATAAAATAGAAGATATATCTATTTATGGCTATTGTGATGATCGTGGCACAGATGCCTATAATAAACGTCTCTCGCAAGATCGCGCAAATACCATTAAGGACATTTTTATGTTGCAAGGTGTTGCAGACACAATTATCAAAAATTCTGATGGAAAGGGAGAGCTTTTACTCACCAGATTAGATGATGCGGGAAGCGAGATACAACGTAAACTTAATCGAAAAGTAGAGATTATCGTTTCTCTAAAACAAGCCCGCAAGACTACTCCAGAAGAAGTAGAAGTGGCTGAAGAAATCACGACCAAAATAGATCGCTATAAAAACTACGAGGAAGATACGATAGCTAAAGGAGATCGTATTTTACTTAAGAATATTCTTTTTAAAACCAACTATAGCTACATACACGGGAAGTCATACAATGATCTAAAAAAGCTAGCCAAATACTTAAAAGAACATCCAGAAATCATATTTAAGATTCAAGGTCATGTGTGTTGTGTAGATCATGGTCGCGATGGTATCAATCTTAAAACAGGCAAGCGCAATCTCTCTGAAGCAAGAGCAAAGTTCATTTATGATTATCTAGCAGATCAAGGAGTTGCAAAAAAACGCATGCGTTATCAAGGTTTTGGAAGCAGATTTCCACTAGGTGGTGATCCCTCTGAGGATAAGCGCGTGGAAATTTATGTGACTTATATCAAAAAAGTGAAGGCTAAGAAGTAG
- the rpiB gene encoding ribose 5-phosphate isomerase B, translated as MKISIGNDHAGTSYKNLIVNFLKEVGHTVNNYGTNDDGSVDYPDFGHPVASDVEKGEADFGIVICGSGNGIAMTVNKHQGVRAALCWIKEIAVLAREHNNANVIAIPARYTSENQALDMVKAFLVTDFEGGRHQRRVDKIACK; from the coding sequence ATGAAAATCTCTATAGGTAACGACCACGCAGGAACCAGTTATAAGAATCTTATTGTAAATTTTTTAAAAGAAGTTGGACATACCGTTAATAACTACGGTACAAACGATGATGGAAGTGTTGATTATCCAGACTTTGGACACCCTGTCGCTAGCGATGTAGAAAAGGGTGAGGCAGATTTTGGGATTGTTATTTGCGGTAGTGGTAACGGTATTGCCATGACTGTTAATAAACATCAAGGTGTAAGAGCAGCACTATGCTGGATTAAGGAAATTGCAGTGCTTGCACGTGAGCATAACAACGCAAATGTAATAGCAATTCCTGCCAGATATACCTCAGAAAATCAAGCACTAGACATGGTTAAAGCTTTTCTCGTAACAGATTTTGAAGGCGGACGCCACCAACGACGCGTAGATAAGATAGCTTGTAAATAA
- a CDS encoding carbon-nitrogen hydrolase family protein, whose translation MSTSIENIELKYLTLNDYEELKNAMIQAYSNMPDMYWNEKQITALINKFPEGQVVIKIDGKLAGCALSIKLNESTFDSVHTYEEITGNYTFNTHKPDGDILYGIDVFIKTEYRGLRLGRRLYDYRKELCEEQNLKGILFGGRIPNYHKHADSVTPKEYIEKVKRKEIHDPVLNFQINNDFHPAKILKGYLPGDEDSGEFAVLLEWNNIYYEKKSVVAATQKKVVRLGLIQWQMRLYKDLEELMQQAEYFVDAVSGYRSDFALFPEFFNAPLMAENNHLPVSEAIRELAKHTEEIKNRFSQLAISYNINIITGSMPEVVDDLLYNVGYLCRRDGSTERYEKLHVTPDEAKVWGMQGGNKLHSFDTDCGKIGILICYDSEFPELSRILADDGMDILFVPFLTDTQNGYSRVRNCAQARAIENECYVAIAGSVGNLPKVHNMDIQYAQSMVFTPCDFSFPANGIKAEATPNTEMILIADCDIDLLRNLNQFGAVKNLRDRRKDLFELRRR comes from the coding sequence ATGTCAACATCCATAGAAAATATCGAGCTTAAATATCTTACGCTCAACGATTACGAAGAACTTAAAAATGCAATGATACAGGCATATTCTAATATGCCAGACATGTACTGGAATGAGAAACAAATCACTGCACTTATCAATAAGTTTCCAGAAGGTCAAGTAGTAATTAAAATTGATGGAAAACTTGCAGGTTGTGCGCTTTCTATAAAACTCAATGAGTCTACTTTTGACAGTGTACATACCTATGAAGAAATCACAGGTAACTACACATTTAATACACATAAGCCAGATGGAGATATTCTATACGGTATCGATGTTTTTATTAAAACAGAATACAGAGGTTTACGTCTAGGAAGAAGATTATACGATTATCGTAAAGAACTTTGTGAGGAGCAAAACTTGAAGGGAATTCTTTTTGGAGGTCGTATTCCTAACTACCACAAACACGCAGATTCTGTAACTCCTAAGGAATATATTGAGAAGGTAAAGCGTAAAGAAATCCACGATCCGGTATTAAACTTCCAGATTAATAATGATTTTCACCCAGCTAAGATTTTAAAAGGATACCTACCTGGTGATGAAGACTCAGGTGAGTTTGCCGTACTTCTAGAGTGGAATAACATCTACTATGAGAAAAAATCTGTTGTTGCAGCTACACAAAAGAAGGTAGTAAGACTTGGCTTAATACAGTGGCAAATGCGTTTGTATAAAGATCTTGAAGAACTCATGCAGCAAGCAGAGTACTTTGTAGATGCAGTATCTGGTTATCGATCAGATTTTGCACTTTTTCCAGAGTTCTTTAACGCGCCGCTTATGGCAGAAAATAACCATCTACCAGTTTCAGAAGCTATACGTGAACTTGCAAAACATACAGAGGAGATTAAAAATCGTTTTTCACAGTTAGCAATATCTTATAACATCAATATCATTACAGGCAGTATGCCAGAAGTGGTAGATGATTTACTATACAACGTAGGTTATTTATGTCGTAGAGATGGAAGTACAGAGCGTTATGAAAAACTTCATGTAACTCCAGATGAGGCAAAAGTATGGGGAATGCAAGGAGGTAATAAATTACACTCGTTTGATACAGACTGTGGTAAAATAGGAATCCTTATTTGCTATGATTCTGAGTTTCCAGAACTAAGTAGAATTCTTGCCGACGATGGTATGGATATTCTTTTTGTTCCTTTTCTAACAGATACTCAAAACGGATACTCTCGTGTGCGTAACTGTGCACAAGCAAGAGCTATTGAGAATGAATGTTATGTGGCAATAGCAGGCAGTGTGGGTAACTTGCCTAAGGTGCATAACATGGACATCCAGTATGCACAGTCTATGGTGTTTACTCCTTGTGACTTTTCATTTCCAGCAAACGGGATTAAGGCAGAGGCTACACCTAACACAGAGATGATTCTTATTGCAGATTGCGATATAGACTTATTACGTAACCTCAATCAGTTTGGAGCTGTAAAGAACCTAAGAGATCGTCGTAAAGATTTATTTGAATTGAGAAGAAGATAG
- the rnr gene encoding ribonuclease R, translating to MNSKKRRRGPGKISNLSERIVRILKDDHQKTYNYKQIAAKLDVDDPSSRNQIIKHLQQLKAKEQIIEEERGQFKIASNKNYHTGILDVSGKGGGYVMVDDLEQDIYVPPHHLNKALNGDEVEVYIYRQRRSKKHEGEITKIIKRKTEEFVGVVKLQKKFAFVLTSESNKMYTDVFVPLKKLGKAEDGDKVVVTIEDWPDKADSPFGRITKVLGKPGEHNTEIHSILAQYGLPYEFPEEVEEFANKIDTSIKAEEIAKRRDMRDVLTYTIDPKDAKDFDDALSFQKLENGNYEIGIHIADVSHYLVPGTILDDEAYERATSVYLVDRVVPMLPEILSNGACSLRPHEEKYTFSAVFEMKADSGKIVDSWYGRTVTYSDARFAYEEAQAIIESRSNLIPAEVSLTGEAYKVSDELVEATLEMDRIAKIMRRQRMKDGAISFDKVEVKFKLDDDMNPEGVYFKTSKDANKLIEEFMLLANRKVSEFIGKQAPKKTFVYRIHDEPNDEKLASLEKVIGKFGYKLDLKDRKTTTSSLNQLLTDVQGKKEQNMVDTLAIRTMSKAVYSTDNIGHYGLAFDYYSHFTSPIRRYPDVMVHRLLQHYLDGGKSASEEEYEQKCKHSSQMEQLATSSERDSIKYMQVKFMQDHKDEEFVGVISGVTEWGIYVEIISNKCEGMVRLRDIKGDHYEFDQDSYSVIGQKSGNQITLGDEVIVKVKEADLVKKHLDFTLVGVKEGLHQ from the coding sequence ATGAATAGCAAGAAGAGAAGGAGAGGACCAGGAAAAATATCAAACCTCTCAGAAAGAATCGTTAGAATATTAAAAGACGATCACCAAAAAACCTACAATTACAAACAAATAGCGGCCAAACTTGATGTAGACGATCCATCCAGCCGCAACCAAATTATCAAACACTTACAGCAACTTAAGGCCAAAGAGCAGATTATAGAAGAAGAACGCGGCCAGTTTAAGATTGCTTCAAATAAAAATTACCACACCGGAATTCTAGATGTATCTGGAAAAGGTGGAGGTTATGTGATGGTAGATGATCTCGAACAAGACATTTATGTACCGCCGCATCACTTAAATAAAGCTTTAAATGGTGACGAAGTAGAGGTATATATTTACCGTCAGCGCCGTAGCAAGAAGCATGAAGGAGAGATTACAAAAATAATTAAGCGCAAAACTGAAGAGTTTGTAGGCGTAGTAAAACTTCAGAAGAAGTTTGCTTTTGTACTTACTTCTGAGTCAAACAAGATGTACACCGATGTTTTTGTACCGCTTAAAAAGCTGGGCAAGGCAGAAGATGGTGATAAAGTGGTGGTAACTATAGAAGACTGGCCAGATAAGGCAGATTCTCCCTTTGGAAGAATTACAAAGGTCTTAGGAAAACCAGGAGAGCACAATACAGAAATACATTCTATCCTTGCTCAATATGGACTTCCATATGAGTTTCCAGAAGAGGTAGAAGAGTTTGCAAATAAGATAGATACGTCTATAAAAGCAGAAGAAATTGCAAAACGTCGCGACATGCGTGATGTGCTCACTTATACCATAGATCCTAAGGATGCAAAAGATTTTGATGATGCATTAAGTTTTCAAAAACTTGAGAATGGTAATTATGAGATAGGAATTCACATTGCAGATGTAAGTCATTATCTCGTACCGGGAACGATACTAGATGATGAAGCTTATGAGCGTGCAACATCAGTATATCTTGTAGATAGGGTAGTACCTATGTTACCAGAAATATTGAGTAATGGCGCTTGCTCATTAAGACCTCATGAAGAGAAGTATACATTCTCTGCAGTGTTTGAAATGAAAGCAGACTCTGGAAAAATAGTAGATTCTTGGTACGGACGTACGGTAACTTATAGTGATGCCCGCTTTGCATACGAAGAAGCACAGGCAATTATAGAAAGCAGATCAAACCTCATTCCAGCCGAAGTTTCTCTTACCGGAGAAGCCTATAAAGTATCTGATGAGCTTGTAGAAGCAACATTAGAAATGGATAGAATTGCTAAGATTATGCGCCGCCAACGCATGAAGGATGGAGCTATTTCTTTTGATAAAGTAGAAGTAAAATTCAAGCTTGATGATGACATGAATCCAGAGGGCGTTTATTTTAAAACCTCTAAGGATGCAAATAAACTCATTGAAGAGTTTATGCTATTGGCAAACAGAAAAGTATCTGAATTTATAGGAAAGCAAGCTCCTAAAAAGACATTTGTATACAGAATACACGATGAGCCTAATGATGAAAAACTAGCATCTCTTGAAAAAGTAATAGGCAAGTTTGGTTATAAATTAGACTTAAAAGATCGTAAGACTACGACCTCTTCTTTAAACCAACTTCTTACAGATGTACAAGGGAAGAAGGAGCAAAACATGGTAGATACACTTGCTATACGCACCATGAGTAAGGCAGTATACTCTACAGATAACATAGGTCACTACGGTTTGGCATTTGATTATTACAGTCACTTTACATCGCCTATACGTCGTTATCCAGATGTAATGGTGCATAGATTATTACAGCATTATCTTGATGGTGGTAAATCTGCTAGTGAAGAAGAGTATGAACAGAAATGTAAGCACTCTTCACAAATGGAGCAGCTAGCTACAAGTTCAGAACGAGATAGCATCAAGTATATGCAAGTTAAGTTCATGCAAGATCATAAGGATGAAGAGTTTGTAGGTGTTATTTCTGGAGTTACAGAATGGGGAATCTATGTAGAGATTATCTCAAACAAATGTGAAGGAATGGTGCGCTTAAGAGATATTAAAGGTGATCACTATGAATTTGACCAAGATAGCTACTCTGTAATAGGACAAAAATCTGGTAATCAAATTACACTAGGAGATGAAGTAATTGTAAAAGTAAAAGAAGCAGATCTAGTGAAGAAGCATCTTGATTTTACACTTGTGGGTGTAAAGGAAGGATTGCATCAGTAG
- the folB gene encoding dihydroneopterin aldolase yields the protein MGKIRVTNIRAYAYHGCLSEETAIGSDYRVDVEIEADLSKSAQTDKLADTVDYVLLNRIVKEEMAIPSALLEVVCERILVRFFKEEALIQLATVAVSKVNPPIGGDVEMVTVERTRVQ from the coding sequence ATGGGAAAAATAAGAGTAACAAACATACGTGCCTACGCCTACCACGGCTGTCTTTCTGAGGAAACTGCCATAGGATCAGACTACAGAGTAGATGTAGAGATTGAAGCAGATTTATCAAAAAGTGCGCAAACAGATAAACTTGCAGACACGGTAGACTATGTATTGCTTAACCGTATTGTAAAAGAAGAAATGGCAATTCCTTCTGCATTACTAGAAGTAGTGTGCGAGCGTATTTTAGTACGATTTTTTAAGGAAGAGGCTCTTATACAGCTAGCTACGGTTGCAGTATCAAAAGTAAATCCTCCTATAGGTGGAGATGTAGAGATGGTTACTGTAGAGCGTACTCGAGTGCAATAA
- a CDS encoding S41 family peptidase, whose translation MKKKIFIPIIAVAIGIGTVSFKSDFFEIAKQIEIFTELFKELNMNYVDETNPAELMDSAIEGMLADLDPYTKYWTEQEVEDAKINRSGDYSGIGATVRNVANKMTIVEPRKGYPADKAGLKAGDNILKIGDITVADMDGDAGDLLKGAPNSEVIITYERQGKTNTTTIKRSSVEIDAVPFSKLIDGDTGYIVLTTFSKKASSQVKDALVSLKTDGAKKIILDLRGNGGGLLSEAINICNLFLPKGSLITTTKSVVKKYNKTYVTQQEPVDIEIPLVVLVNGRSASASEIVSGGLQDYDRAVVVGARTFGKGLVQRPKPLTYGTSVKITISRYYTPSGRCIQALDYWNRDNDGNAVRTNSEDYNEFKTKNGRKVFDGGGVLPDIQVSSAKLSPVTTALLKDNAIFEYATDYYYKHQYSDMSEFSWSQADFNDFKNFLTRTGFNYETETEKAFAKALLQAEKDDLKKEVQAAYSQLDNAIAQAKEKAIDERQEEIQNLLIDEIVKRYFYRDGLYEYQLINNTEIKEATTVLNDSKRYSKILNY comes from the coding sequence ATGAAAAAGAAAATATTCATCCCCATCATTGCGGTTGCGATTGGTATAGGAACGGTAAGTTTTAAAAGTGACTTTTTTGAAATTGCAAAGCAAATCGAAATTTTTACAGAGCTTTTTAAGGAGCTTAACATGAATTATGTAGATGAGACTAACCCTGCAGAATTGATGGATAGTGCGATAGAAGGGATGCTTGCAGATCTTGATCCTTATACTAAATACTGGACTGAGCAAGAGGTTGAGGACGCCAAAATTAATCGCTCTGGAGATTACTCTGGAATAGGAGCAACGGTAAGAAATGTAGCTAATAAAATGACCATTGTTGAGCCTCGCAAAGGATATCCAGCAGATAAAGCAGGATTAAAAGCGGGTGACAATATCCTTAAAATAGGAGATATCACCGTTGCAGATATGGACGGAGATGCTGGAGATTTATTAAAAGGAGCTCCTAACAGTGAAGTAATAATCACTTATGAACGTCAAGGAAAAACGAATACCACTACGATAAAACGCTCTTCTGTAGAGATTGATGCGGTTCCGTTTTCAAAATTAATTGATGGAGATACTGGGTATATCGTACTTACTACTTTTAGTAAAAAAGCATCAAGCCAAGTGAAGGATGCACTCGTAAGTTTAAAGACGGATGGGGCAAAAAAAATCATTCTAGATCTACGTGGTAATGGTGGTGGGTTACTAAGTGAAGCTATCAATATCTGTAATCTCTTTTTACCTAAGGGCTCACTTATTACTACGACAAAGTCTGTTGTAAAAAAGTATAATAAAACCTATGTAACCCAGCAAGAACCAGTGGATATTGAAATACCACTAGTGGTGCTCGTAAACGGTAGATCTGCCTCTGCATCTGAGATTGTATCAGGCGGTTTACAAGATTATGATAGGGCAGTGGTAGTGGGTGCTAGAACCTTTGGGAAAGGCCTTGTACAGCGTCCTAAGCCACTTACGTATGGAACTTCTGTAAAGATTACAATATCTCGCTATTACACGCCTTCTGGACGTTGTATACAAGCATTAGACTACTGGAATCGTGATAATGATGGTAATGCCGTGCGTACGAATTCTGAAGATTATAACGAGTTTAAAACTAAGAACGGCCGTAAGGTTTTTGATGGTGGTGGTGTACTACCAGACATTCAAGTATCATCTGCAAAGCTTAGTCCCGTAACTACGGCGCTACTCAAGGATAACGCCATTTTTGAATATGCTACAGATTATTATTACAAGCATCAGTACAGCGATATGAGCGAATTCTCATGGTCTCAAGCAGATTTTAATGATTTTAAAAACTTCTTGACACGTACAGGTTTCAACTATGAGACCGAGACTGAAAAAGCATTTGCAAAAGCGCTTCTTCAAGCAGAGAAGGATGATCTTAAAAAAGAAGTACAAGCTGCATACTCACAACTAGACAATGCTATTGCACAAGCTAAAGAGAAAGCAATAGATGAGCGTCAAGAGGAGATTCAAAATTTACTGATTGATGAGATTGTAAAACGATATTTCTATCGTGATGGACTGTATGAATACCAGCTTATTAACAATACAGAAATTAAAGAAGCGACTACTGTACTTAATGATAGTAAGCGCTATAGTAAGATTTTAAATTATTAA
- a CDS encoding zinc ribbon domain-containing protein — MKPLNYTCVKCQNHTYKIGEMRATGSFLTKLLNMQTEKYSTVTCKNCSYTEFYKAKTGALSNIFDLFGG; from the coding sequence ATGAAACCACTTAATTATACTTGCGTAAAATGCCAAAACCACACTTACAAAATAGGCGAAATGCGTGCTACTGGTAGTTTTCTAACAAAATTGCTCAATATGCAAACAGAAAAGTACAGCACAGTAACATGTAAAAATTGCTCATACACGGAGTTTTACAAGGCCAAAACTGGAGCACTTAGTAATATTTTTGATTTGTTTGGAGGATAA
- a CDS encoding GNAT family N-acetyltransferase, which produces MMTLKFFETERLLLIPTTVDDAPLFLELLNMPKWLEFIGDRNVHNLIEAQTYIKTKVLPQYERLSYGNYTVIRKADNEKLGCCGLYDREGLDGVDIGFSFLGKFEGNGYAYEAATCLKNAAFNTFKIPNLGAITMESNIASRKLLEKVGLSFTKNIQLESEELMYYELENTRL; this is translated from the coding sequence ATGATGACTCTCAAATTTTTTGAAACAGAGCGATTATTACTCATACCTACTACAGTAGATGATGCTCCATTATTTCTTGAATTACTCAATATGCCTAAATGGCTTGAGTTTATAGGCGATAGAAATGTACACAATCTTATAGAGGCTCAAACGTATATCAAAACAAAAGTGCTTCCACAGTACGAACGTCTTAGTTATGGCAATTATACGGTGATTAGAAAGGCTGATAACGAAAAATTAGGCTGCTGTGGTCTCTATGATAGAGAAGGTCTAGATGGTGTAGATATAGGTTTTTCTTTTTTAGGAAAATTTGAAGGAAACGGCTATGCATATGAGGCTGCAACTTGCTTAAAAAACGCCGCCTTCAATACATTTAAGATACCAAATTTAGGAGCCATCACCATGGAAAGTAACATCGCCTCCCGAAAATTACTAGAAAAAGTAGGACTTAGCTTTACAAAAAACATACAGCTAGAAAGCGAAGAACTGATGTATTATGAGCTTGAAAATACAAGATTGTAA
- a CDS encoding head GIN domain-containing protein: MKFIYTIVALVITATAFAQNPVTKDVGDFTEVKVYDRIVVNLVKSTENKVIITGEDVSQVQVVNKDGTLKIKMDLDLIFDGNKTFVHVHYNNLQVIDGNEGAVITSNELIEQDKIEIKMQEGARVKVGLLVKEAHLRAVTGGIIEASGQATLQKVKVNTGGIYEGRDLETETAEIFVQAGGEVEAYASKLADLTIRAGGDIVIYGNPAEVKRRRTFGGRIKIM; this comes from the coding sequence ATGAAATTTATATATACCATAGTAGCGCTAGTAATTACAGCAACAGCATTTGCTCAAAATCCAGTTACAAAAGACGTAGGAGATTTTACAGAAGTAAAAGTGTATGATCGCATTGTAGTAAACCTTGTAAAGTCTACCGAAAATAAAGTGATTATTACGGGAGAAGATGTAAGCCAGGTACAAGTAGTAAACAAGGATGGAACCTTAAAAATCAAAATGGATCTTGATCTCATTTTTGACGGAAACAAAACCTTTGTACATGTGCATTACAACAACCTGCAAGTAATAGATGGAAATGAAGGAGCTGTAATAACCTCAAATGAGCTCATAGAACAAGACAAGATTGAGATTAAAATGCAAGAAGGTGCTCGTGTAAAAGTAGGATTACTTGTAAAAGAAGCGCATTTAAGAGCCGTTACAGGAGGTATAATTGAAGCAAGTGGTCAAGCAACCCTACAAAAGGTAAAAGTGAACACAGGAGGCATCTATGAAGGTAGAGATCTAGAAACAGAAACAGCCGAGATATTTGTACAAGCAGGAGGAGAAGTAGAAGCTTATGCAAGTAAACTAGCAGATCTAACGATAAGAGCAGGTGGAGATATTGTAATCTATGGTAATCCAGCAGAGGTGAAGCGTCGTCGTACTTTTGGAGGACGTATTAAAATAATGTAA
- a CDS encoding LysE family translocator: MFQDLHTAIPLGFFLAFLIGPVFFVLLETAATKGFRAALTFDIGVIIADIVFIVVAYLSSYQLLENLSNQPGLYVFGGAILIVYGLTIYLKKPTRDALDPNRAKIKKGGYVQLFVKGFLLNFINIGVLVFWLGILIIVGPTVENDGDRLLGFFIGMIGAYLITDIGKIVLAKQLKRYLTPRRIFKVKKSLGLVLIFCGLVLVTKGFVPSDEFNIQQEMERFQELPEIKPDTIH; the protein is encoded by the coding sequence ATGTTTCAAGATTTACACACGGCTATACCTCTAGGATTTTTCTTAGCGTTCTTGATAGGCCCTGTATTTTTTGTGTTACTAGAAACGGCGGCTACCAAAGGTTTTAGAGCTGCACTTACCTTTGATATAGGTGTTATTATTGCAGATATTGTTTTTATTGTAGTTGCTTACTTAAGTAGTTATCAACTACTCGAAAATCTAAGTAACCAGCCAGGTCTTTATGTTTTTGGAGGAGCGATATTAATCGTGTACGGACTCACCATTTATCTTAAAAAACCTACGCGCGATGCACTTGATCCTAACAGAGCAAAAATTAAGAAAGGTGGTTACGTACAACTCTTTGTAAAAGGATTTTTACTCAATTTTATAAATATAGGGGTACTTGTTTTCTGGTTAGGAATCTTAATAATTGTAGGTCCTACGGTAGAGAATGATGGTGACCGTTTACTAGGCTTCTTTATAGGAATGATAGGTGCTTATCTTATTACAGACATTGGTAAAATAGTACTTGCAAAACAGCTTAAGCGTTACTTGACACCACGTAGAATATTTAAAGTAAAAAAGTCATTAGGGCTTGTACTTATTTTTTGTGGTCTTGTACTCGTAACAAAAGGTTTTGTTCCTTCAGATGAGTTTAATATCCAGCAAGAGATGGAACGTTTTCAAGAGCTTCCAGAAATCAAGCCAGATACGATTCACTAA
- a CDS encoding GNAT family N-acetyltransferase, whose protein sequence is MEEAGISFIIKKYEFISRDELYDILQLRSEVFVVEQDCVYQDIDGKDDKAVHVLGYKNDELIAYTRIFKPGAYFEQASIGRVIVKENQRKFKYGYDLMNASIEAVHKYYDERIIKISAQKYLKSFYNNLGFKEQGAEYLEDGIPHIVMIRT, encoded by the coding sequence ATGGAAGAAGCTGGCATTAGTTTTATTATAAAGAAGTACGAGTTTATAAGTAGAGACGAGTTATATGACATACTACAGCTCAGATCTGAAGTTTTTGTTGTAGAACAAGACTGTGTATATCAAGATATAGATGGTAAGGATGATAAGGCCGTTCATGTTTTAGGTTATAAAAATGATGAGCTCATTGCTTACACGCGTATTTTCAAACCGGGTGCTTACTTTGAACAAGCTAGTATAGGTCGTGTTATTGTAAAAGAAAACCAGCGTAAGTTCAAGTACGGCTATGATCTTATGAACGCATCTATAGAAGCCGTGCATAAATACTACGATGAGCGCATTATAAAAATATCTGCACAGAAGTACTTAAAAAGCTTTTACAACAACTTAGGTTTTAAAGAACAAGGAGCAGAATATCTAGAAGATGGGATTCCTCACATTGTGATGATCAGAACATAA